From Halosolutus amylolyticus, a single genomic window includes:
- a CDS encoding 2Fe-2S iron-sulfur cluster-binding protein, translating into MTEYTIEFVGTGESITCTDKETILSRCLEEGIAQEYSCRVGMCLACSAEIVEGEVVQPAARGLTEAEAENYALTCMARPQSDLKLDRGKYPPSIEGDLETGGSSDAAAADD; encoded by the coding sequence ATGACAGAGTACACGATCGAGTTCGTCGGGACCGGCGAATCGATCACGTGCACGGACAAGGAGACCATTCTGAGCCGGTGTCTCGAGGAGGGGATCGCCCAGGAGTACTCCTGCCGGGTCGGCATGTGTCTGGCCTGTTCCGCCGAAATCGTCGAAGGGGAGGTCGTCCAGCCCGCCGCTCGCGGCCTCACGGAAGCGGAGGCCGAGAACTACGCGCTCACCTGTATGGCGCGCCCGCAGTCGGACCTGAAACTCGATCGCGGAAAGTACCCGCCGAGCATCGAGGGCGACCTCGAGACCGGCGGCTCGTCGGACGCGGCCGCGGCGGACGACTGA
- a CDS encoding DUF5797 family protein — protein MTLSEEARDRLADVVELQPTKNSELQERWGMDSGSEVHHYLENELGDYYFRDDNSLIRATSEAADLVDVEPGIESDPEDDGVPSRIRVPELHARIVAVLAGPEEESESVVSVLHKLRDEYDVDSDAEDVRSGLQSLRRKGVVEVEYRTVPTFRLAVEREALEVDVSE, from the coding sequence ATGACGCTCTCGGAGGAGGCCAGAGATCGGCTGGCCGACGTGGTCGAACTCCAGCCGACGAAGAACTCGGAGCTACAGGAACGGTGGGGAATGGACAGCGGCAGCGAGGTCCACCACTACCTCGAGAACGAACTGGGCGACTACTACTTCCGGGACGACAACAGCCTGATCCGCGCGACGAGCGAGGCCGCGGACCTCGTCGACGTCGAACCGGGAATCGAGAGCGACCCCGAGGACGACGGGGTCCCCTCCCGGATCCGCGTCCCCGAACTCCACGCACGGATCGTCGCGGTACTGGCCGGCCCCGAGGAGGAGTCGGAAAGCGTCGTCTCGGTCCTGCACAAACTCCGGGACGAGTACGACGTCGATTCCGACGCCGAGGACGTCCGATCGGGCCTGCAGAGCCTCCGCCGCAAGGGCGTCGTCGAGGTCGAGTACCGGACCGTCCCCACGTTCCGGCTGGCGGTCGAGCGCGAGGCGCTCGAGGTCGACGTCTCCGAGTGA
- a CDS encoding MBL fold metallo-hydrolase — MTDRSAADERSIDDPSPIAPETLAERLRAGDDLTVLDVRDRDEFERWHVDGDGVDAVQIPHVRFVQAEAMGNATDLVSDLGEPIVAVCGHGEASAHAVSLLRAAEVDARNLAGGMDAWADLYVARELDVDAPATILQYDRPSSGCLAYAIESDGEAAVIDPLRAFADRYVDDLADRGADLRYAIDTHVHADHVSGVRTLESRTDAAAVVPAGARDRGLAFDTRTVADGDELRVGDVTLTAVTTPGHTTESCSVRLADVLFTGDTLFLEGVGRPDLERGDDGAADAARQLYESLQERLLALPDGTTIAPGHYGDAAEARADGPFADRLGDLRDRIPALSAVEDEFVARATSDLPPRPANHERIVAVNLRLEDVDEETAFELELGPNNCAIGD, encoded by the coding sequence ATGACCGATCGGAGCGCGGCCGACGAACGATCGATCGACGACCCCTCCCCGATCGCTCCCGAGACGCTGGCCGAGCGGTTGCGAGCGGGCGACGACCTGACCGTCCTCGACGTCCGCGACCGCGACGAGTTCGAGCGCTGGCACGTCGACGGCGACGGGGTCGACGCCGTCCAGATTCCGCACGTCCGGTTCGTCCAGGCCGAAGCGATGGGGAACGCGACCGACCTCGTGTCCGACCTCGGGGAACCGATCGTCGCGGTCTGTGGCCACGGGGAGGCGAGCGCTCACGCCGTGTCGCTCCTCCGGGCGGCCGAGGTCGACGCGCGCAACCTCGCCGGCGGAATGGACGCCTGGGCCGACCTGTACGTCGCCCGCGAACTCGACGTCGACGCGCCCGCGACGATCCTGCAGTACGATCGCCCGTCCAGCGGTTGTCTCGCCTACGCGATCGAAAGCGACGGCGAGGCGGCGGTGATCGACCCGCTCCGCGCGTTCGCCGATCGGTACGTCGACGACCTCGCGGACCGGGGCGCGGACCTGCGCTACGCGATCGACACGCACGTGCACGCGGATCACGTCAGCGGCGTCCGCACCCTCGAATCGCGGACCGACGCGGCGGCGGTCGTCCCTGCGGGCGCTCGCGATCGTGGCCTCGCGTTCGACACCAGGACCGTCGCGGACGGCGACGAACTCCGCGTCGGCGACGTCACGCTGACCGCCGTGACGACGCCCGGTCACACGACCGAGTCGTGCTCCGTTCGCCTGGCGGACGTCCTGTTCACCGGCGATACGCTGTTTCTCGAGGGGGTCGGGCGGCCGGACCTAGAGCGCGGCGACGACGGTGCGGCCGATGCCGCCCGGCAGTTGTACGAGAGCCTTCAGGAGAGACTGCTGGCCCTGCCGGACGGGACGACGATCGCGCCGGGCCACTACGGCGACGCCGCCGAAGCACGCGCGGACGGACCGTTCGCCGACCGACTCGGGGACCTGCGCGATCGGATCCCCGCGCTCTCGGCAGTGGAAGACGAGTTCGTCGCCCGCGCGACGAGCGACCTCCCGCCACGGCCGGCCAACCACGAGCGCATCGTGGCGGTGAACCTCAGACTGGAGGACGTCGACGAAGAGACGGCGTTCGAACTCGAACTGGGTCCGAACAACTGTGCGATCGGCGACTGA
- a CDS encoding DUF4397 domain-containing protein, whose product MSHKHSRRRVLSIAGGTGIALVAGCLGGDDGNDEMGGDMDDGTDDDMNDGADDEMGDDEAMGDDPAHVRVAHLSPDAPNVDVYVDDEPVLEDVPFRDVSDYLELDPGTYGVMITAAGDPNTVVFDEDLEVTAGAVTVAAIGELAEGNQPFEVAVFEDDLSDPGEMARVRLVHASPDAPAVDVTVGDGETVLFEDAAFGDAATVEVEAGEYTLEVRPATDGNDGDVVATFDVATEAGGVYSAFAVGYLEPGAAPVDEAFDLEVVSDAHGDEHSSN is encoded by the coding sequence ATGTCTCACAAGCATTCCAGGCGTCGTGTCCTGTCGATCGCGGGCGGAACCGGTATCGCGCTCGTGGCTGGCTGTCTCGGCGGCGACGACGGCAACGACGAAATGGGCGGCGATATGGACGACGGCACGGATGACGACATGAACGACGGTGCGGACGACGAGATGGGCGACGACGAAGCGATGGGGGACGACCCCGCCCACGTCCGCGTCGCGCACCTCTCGCCGGACGCGCCGAACGTCGACGTCTACGTCGACGACGAACCGGTACTCGAGGACGTTCCCTTCCGGGACGTCAGCGACTACCTCGAACTCGATCCCGGCACGTACGGCGTGATGATCACGGCTGCCGGCGACCCCAATACAGTCGTCTTCGACGAGGACCTCGAGGTGACGGCGGGTGCGGTCACCGTCGCCGCGATCGGCGAACTCGCCGAGGGGAACCAGCCGTTCGAGGTCGCCGTGTTCGAGGACGACCTGAGCGACCCGGGCGAGATGGCTCGCGTCCGACTCGTCCACGCGTCCCCCGACGCGCCCGCGGTCGACGTCACCGTCGGCGACGGCGAGACGGTCCTGTTCGAGGACGCCGCCTTCGGCGACGCCGCCACGGTCGAGGTCGAAGCCGGCGAGTACACCCTCGAAGTGCGTCCCGCGACCGACGGCAACGACGGCGACGTCGTCGCGACGTTCGACGTCGCCACGGAGGCCGGCGGCGTCTACTCCGCGTTCGCCGTCGGCTACCTCGAACCCGGAGCGGCACCCGTCGACGAGGCGTTCGATCTCGAAGTCGTTTCGGACGCCCACGGCGACGAACATAGTAGCAACTAA
- a CDS encoding uS10/mL48 family ribosomal protein: MTFVTRLTLQSGDRAALDAIVDDIKSTAERKGAALKGPHSHPPEKLSVPQHARLHGDDDRRFSSWDYTVFTRELEIHGHDNLARNVAEQNFPDSVHIEAEVEQIHGVGRGN, from the coding sequence ATGACCTTCGTCACCCGTCTCACGCTCCAGAGCGGCGATAGAGCCGCCCTCGATGCGATCGTCGACGACATCAAATCGACGGCCGAGCGCAAGGGGGCCGCGCTGAAAGGGCCCCACTCGCATCCGCCGGAAAAACTCTCGGTTCCCCAGCACGCTCGGCTCCACGGCGACGACGATCGGCGGTTCTCCTCGTGGGACTACACGGTCTTCACGCGGGAACTCGAGATCCACGGCCACGACAACCTCGCGCGAAACGTCGCCGAACAGAATTTCCCTGACTCGGTCCACATCGAGGCCGAGGTCGAACAGATCCACGGCGTCGGCCGCGGGAACTGA
- a CDS encoding DUF4013 domain-containing protein produces the protein MLEDSLSYPMRGDWIGRILIGGVLTALSVLLIPAFLIMGYYVRVLERTIGGSEDPPEFDEWGELFVDGLKATVIAFVYSVVPTVAYLFVVFGLIGAGGAIGGDGGGLLAGVGLMTMLLIVPLMFVIYYLVPAALANFASEGTLGAAFDFDALKPVLLSSDYVVAILMPFVVGVALNIVGFILGITVIGLLLVPFVSFYAYISIFRMFGLAFEKSNGGASTHGAGQPVGV, from the coding sequence ATGCTAGAAGATAGCCTCTCGTACCCAATGCGCGGCGACTGGATCGGACGAATCCTCATCGGTGGCGTGCTGACAGCACTATCGGTTCTGCTGATACCGGCGTTCCTCATCATGGGGTACTACGTCCGGGTCCTCGAACGGACGATCGGCGGTTCCGAAGACCCGCCGGAGTTCGACGAGTGGGGCGAACTCTTCGTCGACGGATTGAAAGCGACGGTTATCGCCTTCGTGTACTCCGTGGTCCCGACCGTGGCGTACCTGTTCGTCGTCTTCGGGTTGATCGGTGCCGGCGGCGCCATAGGGGGCGACGGCGGTGGACTCCTCGCTGGCGTCGGCCTCATGACGATGCTGCTGATCGTCCCGCTCATGTTCGTGATCTACTACCTCGTGCCGGCCGCGCTGGCCAACTTCGCCAGCGAGGGGACCCTTGGCGCGGCGTTCGACTTCGACGCGCTCAAGCCCGTCCTGCTCAGCAGCGACTACGTGGTCGCAATCCTGATGCCGTTCGTCGTCGGCGTCGCGCTGAATATCGTCGGGTTCATCCTCGGCATCACCGTCATCGGTCTCCTGCTGGTGCCGTTCGTCAGCTTCTACGCGTACATCTCGATCTTCCGGATGTTCGGCCTCGCGTTCGAGAAAAGCAACGGCGGTGCCAGCACGCACGGTGCCGGTCAGCCCGTCGGCGTCTGA
- a CDS encoding AI-2E family transporter produces MNETETPVRNVRIWAARENLGWWILGAALLAVLGLAVSQYLPWLVFGLFIYYVARPITRRLERRIDSPTLVAALTLLLIIVPIVLVAGVLLLVALGQLVTAVSNVPVDRIATQLPVPVSDLPNTPSEVYDTTLVLVQEPSVQNLLGTVGGVVGAIGAVLFNAFISLLIAFFLLISDRDIAVWFEANVFGEDSLASAYLSAVDRGLGSVYFGYTMTIFAVIILSALIYAVFNLAAPAGIAIPSAVLFAVVTGLFTLVPLVGRSIVYATIAAVLSVQAIAVDPRLLWVPLVFLAVMIVAFDNLVRTYIRPYLSGRLLDTGLVMFAYLFGPPLFGWSGIFLGPFLMLFIVTFVRMILPILADPEGERPHARSEHTLDEFADRVADQREEDRSETDRTDVGSVGDPAT; encoded by the coding sequence ATGAATGAAACCGAGACGCCGGTTCGAAACGTCCGCATCTGGGCGGCGCGCGAAAATCTCGGCTGGTGGATTCTGGGGGCCGCGTTGCTGGCCGTGCTGGGTCTCGCCGTCTCCCAGTACCTCCCGTGGCTCGTCTTCGGACTGTTCATCTACTACGTCGCCCGGCCCATCACCCGGCGACTCGAACGGCGCATCGACTCGCCGACGCTCGTCGCGGCCCTGACGCTGCTCCTGATCATCGTCCCGATCGTCCTGGTGGCCGGAGTACTCCTGCTCGTCGCCCTCGGCCAACTCGTGACGGCGGTCTCGAACGTGCCGGTCGACAGGATCGCCACGCAGTTACCGGTCCCGGTCTCGGATCTCCCGAACACGCCCTCGGAGGTGTACGACACGACGCTGGTACTGGTCCAGGAACCGTCCGTCCAGAACCTGCTGGGAACGGTCGGCGGCGTGGTCGGTGCGATCGGCGCGGTGCTGTTCAACGCGTTCATCTCGCTGTTGATCGCGTTCTTCCTGCTGATCAGCGACCGCGACATCGCCGTCTGGTTCGAAGCGAACGTCTTCGGCGAGGACAGCCTCGCGTCGGCGTACCTCTCGGCCGTCGATCGCGGACTGGGTTCGGTCTACTTCGGCTACACGATGACGATCTTCGCGGTCATCATCCTCTCGGCGCTCATCTACGCGGTGTTCAACCTCGCCGCGCCGGCAGGGATCGCGATCCCCTCCGCGGTGCTGTTCGCCGTCGTCACCGGCCTCTTTACGCTCGTCCCGCTCGTCGGGCGGTCGATCGTCTACGCCACGATCGCCGCTGTCCTCTCCGTCCAGGCGATCGCCGTCGATCCGCGTCTCCTCTGGGTCCCGCTGGTGTTCCTCGCGGTCATGATCGTCGCGTTCGACAACCTCGTCCGGACGTACATCCGACCGTACCTCTCCGGACGACTGCTCGACACCGGGCTGGTCATGTTCGCGTACCTCTTCGGTCCCCCGCTGTTCGGCTGGTCGGGCATCTTCCTCGGGCCGTTCCTGATGCTGTTCATCGTGACGTTCGTCCGGATGATCCTCCCGATCCTGGCCGACCCGGAGGGCGAGCGCCCCCACGCCAGATCCGAGCACACGCTCGACGAGTTCGCCGATCGCGTCGCCGACCAGCGGGAGGAAGACCGGTCCGAAACGGACCGGACCGACGTCGGTTCGGTTGGGGATC
- a CDS encoding MFS transporter, whose amino-acid sequence MRDLAGRVIAGFTVDRRVLALSFARMADGVGNSFLIIVIPLYVASDLVSGATFGLGESMIIGVILSIFGFLNSSFQPLTGRFSDRVGKRKAFILVGLGGLTITNLAYVVAESYVSLLVIRGLQGISVAFIIPTSVALVNELSTTGARGGSMGVYNTFRLVGFGAGPVVAGAVVNAGPYAIGGLSIDGFDAAFYVAAITAALSSLLVTALITDPASTQANAGADLSIDVFDSSGTHLFDPIFTLGVASLFMATAIALFATIQPQVNARLDQGSGWFGLQFAAFIFAQVLLQTPIGRACDVYGRRPFVVGGMVLLIPTTLVQGLVWTPEAMFAARLFQGIAGAMVFAPALALAGDLAGEGESGSKLSVLTMAFGFGIAIGPLSSGALIGFGFPVPFAFGTLLAVLGAIMVYTQIEETLETTAPVPVVGND is encoded by the coding sequence ATGCGGGACCTCGCAGGTCGGGTTATCGCCGGGTTCACCGTCGACCGACGAGTGCTCGCACTGTCGTTCGCCCGGATGGCCGACGGTGTCGGCAACTCGTTTCTGATCATCGTGATCCCGCTGTACGTCGCGAGCGACCTCGTCAGCGGCGCGACGTTCGGCCTGGGCGAGTCGATGATCATCGGTGTCATCCTCTCGATCTTCGGCTTTCTCAACAGTTCGTTCCAGCCCCTGACCGGCCGGTTCTCCGATCGCGTCGGGAAGCGCAAGGCGTTCATCCTCGTCGGGCTCGGGGGGCTCACGATCACCAATCTCGCCTACGTCGTCGCCGAGTCGTACGTCTCGTTGCTGGTCATTCGCGGGCTCCAGGGGATCAGCGTCGCGTTCATCATCCCCACGTCGGTCGCGCTGGTCAACGAACTCTCGACGACCGGCGCGCGCGGCGGGAGCATGGGTGTCTACAACACCTTTCGGCTGGTCGGCTTCGGCGCCGGTCCCGTGGTGGCCGGCGCGGTCGTCAACGCCGGTCCGTACGCGATCGGCGGCCTCTCGATCGACGGCTTCGACGCGGCTTTCTACGTCGCCGCGATCACGGCCGCGCTCAGTTCCCTGCTGGTGACGGCGCTCATCACCGATCCCGCCTCGACGCAGGCGAACGCCGGCGCGGACCTCTCGATCGACGTCTTCGACTCCTCGGGGACCCACCTGTTCGACCCCATCTTCACGCTCGGGGTCGCCTCGCTGTTCATGGCGACGGCGATCGCGCTGTTCGCGACGATCCAGCCGCAGGTCAACGCCCGCCTCGATCAGGGTTCGGGCTGGTTCGGCCTCCAGTTCGCGGCGTTCATCTTCGCCCAGGTCCTGCTCCAGACGCCGATCGGGCGTGCCTGTGACGTGTACGGGCGGCGACCGTTCGTCGTCGGCGGCATGGTCCTGTTGATCCCGACGACGCTCGTTCAGGGGCTCGTCTGGACCCCGGAGGCGATGTTCGCCGCGCGTCTCTTCCAGGGGATCGCGGGCGCGATGGTGTTCGCACCGGCCCTCGCGCTGGCCGGCGATCTCGCGGGCGAGGGTGAGTCCGGGTCGAAACTCTCGGTGCTGACGATGGCCTTCGGCTTCGGGATCGCGATCGGCCCGCTCTCCTCGGGCGCGCTGATCGGCTTCGGCTTCCCGGTCCCGTTCGCGTTCGGGACCCTCCTCGCCGTCCTCGGCGCGATCATGGTCTACACGCAGATCGAGGAGACCCTCGAGACGACCGCACCGGTGCCGGTGGTCGGGAACGACTGA
- a CDS encoding bis(5'-nucleosyl)-tetraphosphatase has translation MAVEATSAGAILFRDTRGRREYLLLKSRPGDWEFPKGGVEGDEELQQTAIREVKEEAGIEQFRLLDGFRKDYDYVFEANGKTIHKTVHLFVAKSFEASAELSNEHRDLQWRDYEQAVNTVTQDGPREILEDAHEFLDELEEENEV, from the coding sequence ATGGCAGTCGAAGCTACGAGCGCAGGCGCAATCCTCTTCCGCGATACGCGGGGCCGGCGCGAGTATCTTCTACTCAAGAGCCGCCCAGGTGACTGGGAGTTTCCCAAGGGCGGTGTCGAAGGAGATGAAGAGCTACAACAGACGGCGATCCGCGAAGTAAAGGAAGAGGCAGGTATCGAACAGTTCCGGCTACTCGACGGCTTTCGCAAGGACTACGACTACGTCTTCGAGGCGAACGGGAAAACGATCCACAAAACCGTTCACCTCTTCGTCGCGAAGTCCTTCGAGGCCAGCGCGGAACTGTCCAACGAACATCGCGACCTCCAGTGGCGCGACTACGAACAGGCAGTAAACACCGTCACGCAGGACGGACCACGGGAAATCCTGGAGGACGCCCACGAGTTCCTCGACGAACTCGAGGAGGAAAACGAGGTCTGA
- a CDS encoding DUF5787 family protein, giving the protein MTDPTPPDSEFAFELRTCRWVERAWPPIGEGRDTGPIVVARQLGTKRRRWDTIVLECDPVGLEQRARFGPDRLDSDLLHVVRNAPDEWAYYRDALPHPGYPWRYVREAIHRADDRGIVETRRDGNRIQIRRKWPYPDWIERIVAIENKPDLDRSAARVLGSQLEYDVAMGLADEVWVATRRTDERVEPILFEDLPIEAGVLVLDPETLSAEVAWYPRSLAVDDPGTRIEERPEGGRRDGSAARFEYVDRDAKAAKRLAIAERAYERGWRSFVETMRPDCRHFELRSRPGNQLVPYCGAQGGCQTAAACAGSCPEFEPEPPAWRTRGWPIEGGPGSRCRQLLEDRRRRRRPGQ; this is encoded by the coding sequence GTGACCGATCCCACCCCTCCCGACAGCGAGTTCGCGTTCGAACTGCGCACCTGCCGGTGGGTCGAACGAGCGTGGCCGCCGATCGGGGAGGGACGCGACACAGGGCCGATCGTCGTCGCCCGGCAACTCGGGACGAAACGGCGGCGGTGGGACACGATCGTTCTCGAATGTGATCCCGTCGGACTCGAGCAACGTGCCCGGTTCGGCCCCGATCGGCTGGATAGCGACCTCCTCCACGTCGTCCGGAACGCACCCGACGAGTGGGCCTACTACCGCGACGCGCTTCCGCATCCGGGCTACCCGTGGCGATACGTTCGCGAGGCGATCCACCGCGCCGACGACCGCGGAATCGTCGAGACCCGTCGGGACGGGAACCGCATCCAGATCCGCCGGAAGTGGCCCTATCCCGACTGGATCGAGCGGATCGTCGCGATCGAGAACAAGCCCGACCTCGACAGGAGCGCGGCCCGCGTCCTCGGGAGCCAGCTCGAGTACGACGTCGCGATGGGGCTGGCCGACGAGGTCTGGGTCGCGACCCGGCGGACGGACGAGCGCGTCGAGCCGATCCTGTTCGAGGACCTCCCGATCGAGGCCGGCGTCCTCGTGCTCGATCCGGAGACGCTGTCGGCCGAGGTCGCCTGGTATCCCCGATCGCTCGCCGTCGACGATCCGGGGACGCGGATCGAAGAGCGGCCCGAGGGCGGCCGGCGGGACGGCTCCGCCGCCCGCTTCGAGTACGTCGATCGGGACGCGAAGGCCGCGAAACGCCTCGCGATCGCCGAACGGGCCTACGAGCGGGGATGGCGATCGTTCGTCGAGACGATGCGTCCCGACTGCCGGCACTTCGAGTTGCGCTCCCGGCCCGGGAACCAGCTAGTGCCCTACTGCGGTGCGCAGGGGGGCTGTCAGACCGCCGCGGCGTGTGCCGGCTCCTGTCCCGAGTTCGAACCGGAACCGCCCGCGTGGCGAACGCGAGGGTGGCCGATCGAGGGCGGACCGGGGTCGCGATGTCGGCAGTTGCTCGAGGATCGACGGCGGCGACGGCGGCCGGGCCAGTAG
- a CDS encoding geranylgeranyl reductase family protein — translation MSTQEQSATATPERHSPDVVVVGAGTAGCYAAAAIAREGYDVVVLERKSESEAGHIACGDALKGADAFPEAIPKSQLEPAFTNTGVDHGRFEIPQEDTVLEIPVPGELAVIDRWEYGRRIIDGAGDAGTTFHYDTVVKNVVQADDGRVTGVEAIRKGTPHTYEADVVIDAAGSLSVLQDNVDFSDSTFDTNVDYTHFCSAYREIVHVDEPVEWSDALVFKPTERAAGYLWYFPRTETEINAGLGFQMTEEPMELVDDLKRDLQNRPEFAGAEVEDKLGAALPTRRPYDSAVHPGYMAIGDAAGHVNPTTGGGIAGAAYAATYAAEAAIEALETDDYSEAAFWEYNERVMDHFGGRYAALDVYNILSTAVDVDDLMGLLAAMPGDKLAEALYSGSTNIGLKLKLEALLKSRGHWGTIWNLYRTKRRADELLAHYENYPSHPGALESWQRRRDDLMESVYETTGADPKY, via the coding sequence ATGAGTACGCAGGAGCAGTCCGCCACCGCCACTCCCGAACGGCACTCGCCCGATGTCGTCGTGGTGGGGGCCGGGACTGCAGGATGTTACGCTGCAGCCGCGATCGCACGCGAGGGATACGACGTCGTCGTCCTCGAACGCAAATCCGAGTCCGAAGCGGGCCACATCGCCTGCGGGGACGCGTTGAAAGGTGCCGACGCGTTCCCCGAGGCGATCCCGAAGTCACAGCTCGAACCCGCGTTCACCAACACGGGCGTCGATCACGGGCGGTTCGAGATTCCGCAGGAGGACACCGTCCTCGAGATTCCGGTCCCCGGCGAACTGGCGGTCATCGATCGCTGGGAGTACGGCCGGCGGATCATCGATGGTGCGGGCGACGCCGGAACAACGTTCCACTACGACACCGTCGTCAAGAACGTCGTTCAGGCCGACGACGGACGGGTGACCGGCGTCGAGGCGATTCGCAAGGGCACCCCCCACACGTACGAGGCTGACGTCGTGATCGACGCGGCCGGGTCGCTGTCGGTGCTCCAGGACAACGTCGACTTCTCGGACTCGACGTTCGACACGAACGTCGACTACACGCACTTCTGTTCGGCCTACCGGGAGATCGTCCACGTCGACGAACCGGTCGAGTGGTCGGACGCGCTGGTGTTCAAGCCGACCGAGCGCGCCGCGGGCTACCTCTGGTACTTCCCGCGCACCGAGACGGAGATCAACGCCGGACTCGGCTTCCAGATGACCGAGGAGCCGATGGAACTCGTCGACGACCTCAAGCGCGACCTCCAGAACCGGCCGGAGTTCGCCGGCGCGGAGGTCGAGGACAAACTCGGGGCCGCACTGCCCACCCGCCGGCCGTACGACTCCGCGGTCCACCCCGGCTACATGGCCATCGGGGACGCCGCTGGTCACGTGAACCCGACCACCGGCGGCGGCATCGCCGGCGCCGCCTACGCCGCAACCTACGCCGCCGAGGCGGCGATCGAGGCCCTCGAAACCGACGATTACAGCGAAGCGGCGTTCTGGGAATACAACGAGCGCGTGATGGACCACTTCGGGGGCCGCTACGCCGCGCTCGACGTCTACAACATCCTCTCGACGGCCGTCGACGTCGACGACCTGATGGGACTGCTCGCCGCGATGCCGGGCGACAAACTCGCCGAGGCGCTGTACTCGGGAAGTACGAACATCGGCCTGAAGCTCAAACTCGAGGCCCTGCTCAAGAGCCGCGGCCACTGGGGGACGATCTGGAACCTCTACCGGACGAAACGCCGCGCCGACGAACTGCTGGCACACTACGAGAACTACCCCTCCCACCCGGGCGCACTCGAGAGCTGGCAGCGCCGCCGCGACGATCTGATGGAATCGGTCTACGAGACGACCGGCGCCGATCCGAAGTACTGA
- a CDS encoding amidohydrolase, which produces MTDSDLVTLRRDLHRKPEPAWREFYTTARIVEELQSRVDLDALHVGPDAIVADQRMGVPDAAELAAWHDRAREAGADPDLLDDLEGGHTGAVAVVERGEGPTVGLRVDIDGLPRPESDDPDHAPAAAGFRSEHEGAMHACGHDAHATIGIGVLERIAESGEGLDGSRSSSEQGSDGDFAGTLKVFFQPAEEVIGGGKSMAKSEHLADVDYLLALHIGLDHPTGEIVAGIDGFLAVRHLDATITGESAHAGGHPEQGRNAVQAMATAVGNLYGIPRHNDGATRVNAGVVEAGSASNVIPEEAYMQVEVRGETTDLMEYMTENAERVLRSAAEMHECDVETEIGAEAPSATSDEELVSIVADAAGRVDGVENVLERDRLGGSEDATYLMREVQQNGGLACYVGVGTDHPGGHHTATFDVDEDSIGHGIETIAGAIERIARDQP; this is translated from the coding sequence ATGACCGACTCCGATCTCGTAACCCTTCGCCGTGACCTGCATCGCAAACCGGAACCCGCCTGGCGGGAGTTCTACACGACTGCCCGGATCGTCGAGGAGCTCCAGTCCCGCGTCGATCTGGACGCTCTCCACGTCGGCCCGGACGCGATCGTCGCCGACCAGCGGATGGGCGTCCCCGACGCCGCGGAACTGGCCGCCTGGCACGATCGGGCCCGGGAGGCGGGCGCCGATCCGGACCTGCTGGACGACCTGGAAGGCGGTCACACGGGTGCCGTCGCGGTCGTAGAGCGCGGCGAGGGACCGACCGTCGGCCTCCGGGTCGACATCGACGGCCTCCCGCGTCCCGAGAGCGACGACCCCGACCACGCGCCCGCCGCGGCGGGCTTTCGGTCCGAACACGAGGGAGCGATGCACGCCTGCGGGCACGACGCCCACGCGACGATCGGGATCGGCGTCCTCGAGCGGATCGCCGAGAGTGGTGAGGGACTCGACGGGTCGCGATCCTCGTCGGAACAGGGTTCCGACGGTGATTTTGCGGGGACGCTGAAGGTGTTCTTCCAGCCGGCCGAGGAGGTCATCGGCGGCGGCAAGTCGATGGCCAAAAGCGAGCACCTCGCGGACGTCGACTACCTGCTGGCGCTCCACATCGGCCTCGACCACCCCACCGGCGAGATCGTCGCGGGAATCGACGGCTTCCTCGCCGTGCGCCACCTCGACGCGACGATCACGGGCGAATCGGCCCACGCGGGCGGCCACCCCGAACAGGGACGCAACGCCGTTCAGGCGATGGCGACCGCGGTCGGGAACCTCTACGGTATCCCCCGGCACAACGACGGCGCGACGCGGGTCAACGCGGGCGTCGTCGAGGCCGGCAGTGCATCGAACGTCATCCCCGAAGAAGCGTACATGCAGGTCGAAGTCCGCGGCGAGACGACCGACCTGATGGAGTACATGACCGAAAACGCCGAGCGCGTCCTCCGATCCGCCGCCGAGATGCACGAGTGTGACGTCGAAACCGAGATCGGCGCGGAAGCGCCGAGCGCGACGAGCGACGAGGAACTGGTATCGATCGTCGCCGACGCGGCCGGACGCGTGGACGGGGTCGAGAACGTCCTCGAGCGCGATCGACTCGGCGGGAGCGAGGACGCGACCTACCTGATGCGGGAGGTCCAGCAAAACGGCGGCCTGGCCTGCTACGTCGGCGTCGGCACCGACCATCCCGGCGGCCACCACACCGCGACGTTCGACGTCGACGAGGACAGTATCGGTCACGGGATCGAGACGATCGCCGGCGCGATCGAACGGATCGCTCGCGATCAGCCGTAA